One genomic window of Melanotaenia boesemani isolate fMelBoe1 chromosome 20, fMelBoe1.pri, whole genome shotgun sequence includes the following:
- the LOC121631282 gene encoding galectin-8-like: MSQSDTRGTMSVANAKHTVLNPVIPYTGPIAGGLHPGEIIIIQGTVPPDADSFQVDLSSGCSTKPRSDVALHFSPNFKGSPCVVCNSLLQENWGKVETLHQLPYKRGAPFETIILVNEDVFKVAVNGTHLLEYKHRIPLNRVDTFSISGNVRVHAIGYIPNSAIYSESGDLSLPYKGSILKGLSPGQHITIKGQVSLYPHSFTVNLCNSKSENIALHLNPRMKSSVFIRNSYLSESWGQEERELPFFPFSPGEYFEILLLCQPHQFKLAVNGSHLFDFRHRVQDLSSIDQLEIMGDLELTDVKLW; encoded by the exons atgtcGCAGTCTGATACGAGGGGGACGATGTCTGTGGCGAATGCGAAACACACTGTTCTGAATCCG GTGATCCCATATACTGGACCCATAGCCGGAGGCCTGCACCCAGGGGAGATCATCATTATCCAGGGTACTGTGCCCCCAGATGCTGACAG CTTTCAGGTCGACCTGTCGAGTGGCTGCAGCACCAAACCGCGCTCTGATGTCGCCCTCCATTTCAGCCCTAACTTCAAAGGCTCGCCCTGTGTGGTGTGTAACTCCCTGCTGCaggagaactggggcaaagtgGAGACCCTCCACCAGCTGCCCTACAAACGGGGTGCGCCCTTTGAGACCATCATCCTGGTGAATGAAGATGTCTTCAAG GTGGCAGTAAACGGCACTCACCTGCTGGAATATAAGCACAGAATCCCTCTGAACAGGGTCGACACTTTTTCTATTTCTGGGAACGTCAGGGTCCACGCTATTGGCTACATCCCAAACTCA gCAATATATTCAGAATCAGGTGACCTG agCCTCCCTTACAAAGGCAGTATACTTAAAGGACTGAGTCCAGGACAGCACATCACAATAAAGGGACAGGTCAGCTTGTATCCCCACAG TTTTACAGTGAACCTTTGCAACAGCAAGTCAGAGAACATCGCTCTCCACCTAAACCCCCGCATGAAGTCCAGCGTGTTCATCAGGAACTCATACCTGAGTGAATCCTGGGGTCAGGAGGAACGGGAGCTGCCCTTCTTTCCCTTCTCACCAGGAGAATACTTCGAG atcctcctcctctgtcagcCCCATCAGTTCAAGCTGGCAGTGAACGGCTCCCACTTGTTTGACTTCAGGCATCGAGTGCAGGACCTGAGTAGCATCGACCAGCTGGAGATCATGGGAGACCTGGAGCTCACCGATGTGAAACTGTGGTAA